One segment of Pleomorphomonas sp. PLEO DNA contains the following:
- a CDS encoding stimulus-sensing domain-containing protein, with protein MRGSQEADRADGGRIQTMRRLLPVIVRRVKRFTATSIGTSLSRRILVLNLAGLAALVAGILYLNQFRAGLIDARVESLLTQGEIMAGAIAASASAISNAITIDPERLLQMQAGGEITAPIDTESLDFPINPELVAPLLRRLITPTKTRARIYDRDGILILDSRFLYSRGQVLRFNLPPTKPEAPSLLEQAINAVTFRLRRFDLPVYRELGGANGRGYPEVEQALNGSPGTVVRVTDDGEMIVSVAVPVQRFNVVVGSLLLSTEGGDIDAIVTAERWGIFRVFLVAAAVTATLSFLLAGTIARPLRRLAAAADRIRRGVKQREEIPSFDREDEIGDLARAFRDMTNALYSRMDATESFAADVAHELKNPLTSLRSAVETLPLAKSDNSRERLLEIIQHDVRRLDRLITDISDASRLDAELAREDVALLDVGRLIEGVVSLARETGRHQEVGIDLKVDRGEDNKPLMVLGHDSRLGQVFNNLIDNARSFSPEGGRVEVAVRRDNRMIEIVVDDHGPGIRAEKLERVFERFYTDRPEGESFGNNSGLGLSISKQIVEAHRGTITAINRTDDANAPDRVTGARFVVSLPADLAI; from the coding sequence ATGAGGGGAAGTCAGGAAGCCGACCGTGCCGACGGCGGGCGCATCCAGACAATGCGCCGGCTGTTACCGGTCATTGTTCGCCGCGTCAAACGCTTCACTGCAACGTCTATCGGCACTTCGCTCAGCCGCCGCATTCTTGTTCTCAATCTGGCCGGGCTGGCTGCGCTGGTGGCCGGCATTCTCTACCTCAACCAATTCCGGGCCGGGCTGATCGATGCGCGCGTCGAGAGCCTGCTGACGCAGGGCGAGATCATGGCCGGCGCCATTGCCGCCTCGGCCTCGGCAATCTCCAACGCGATCACCATCGATCCCGAGCGCTTGCTGCAAATGCAGGCCGGCGGCGAGATAACCGCCCCGATCGACACAGAAAGCCTGGATTTCCCGATCAATCCTGAGCTGGTGGCGCCGCTCCTGCGCCGACTGATCACGCCGACCAAGACGCGGGCGCGCATTTACGACCGCGACGGCATTCTGATCCTCGACTCCCGCTTTCTTTACTCTCGCGGGCAGGTGCTCCGCTTCAATCTGCCTCCGACCAAGCCAGAGGCGCCCTCGCTGCTCGAACAGGCGATCAATGCCGTTACCTTTCGCCTGAGGCGGTTCGACCTGCCTGTCTACAGGGAACTCGGCGGAGCCAATGGGCGCGGTTATCCCGAGGTGGAGCAGGCCCTGAATGGTTCCCCCGGCACGGTGGTGCGCGTAACGGATGACGGCGAGATGATCGTCTCGGTGGCTGTGCCGGTGCAGCGCTTCAATGTCGTGGTCGGTTCGCTGCTGCTCTCGACCGAGGGCGGCGATATCGATGCCATCGTCACGGCCGAGCGCTGGGGCATCTTCCGCGTCTTCCTGGTGGCGGCGGCCGTCACCGCCACGTTGTCGTTCCTGCTCGCCGGCACGATCGCCCGGCCGCTGCGCCGCCTCGCGGCCGCCGCGGACCGCATCCGGCGCGGCGTCAAGCAGCGCGAGGAGATTCCCTCCTTCGACCGCGAGGATGAGATCGGCGACCTCGCCCGCGCCTTCCGCGACATGACCAACGCGCTTTACAGCCGTATGGATGCCACCGAGAGCTTCGCGGCCGACGTTGCCCACGAACTCAAAAATCCGCTGACCTCGTTGCGGTCGGCCGTGGAGACGCTGCCGCTCGCCAAGAGCGACAACAGCCGGGAGCGGCTTCTCGAGATCATTCAGCACGATGTACGCCGCCTCGACCGGCTGATCACCGACATTTCCGACGCTTCTCGCCTCGACGCCGAGCTCGCCCGCGAGGACGTGGCGCTGCTCGACGTCGGCCGGCTCATCGAAGGTGTCGTCTCGTTGGCACGCGAAACAGGCCGCCACCAGGAGGTCGGCATCGATCTCAAGGTCGACCGGGGCGAGGACAACAAACCCTTGATGGTGCTTGGCCATGACAGCCGGCTCGGACAGGTGTTCAACAACCTGATCGACAATGCCCGTTCCTTCTCACCTGAAGGCGGTCGCGTCGAGGTCGCCGTCCGCCGCGACAACCGCATGATCGAGATTGTCGTCGACGACCATGGCCCCGGCATCCGCGCCGAAAAACTCGAGCGGGTGTTCGAGCGTTTTTATACGGACCGCCCGGAGGGCGAAAGCTTCGGCAACAATTCCGGCCTTGGCCTGTCGATTTCCAAGCAGATCGTCGAGGCCCATCGCGGCACCATCACGGCGATCAACCGCACGGACGACGCCAACGCCCCCGATCGCGTCACAGGCGCGCGCTTCGTGGTGTCATTGCCAGCGGACCTTGCCATATGA
- a CDS encoding HPr kinase/phosphorylase: protein MIPQTVHATAVVIDETGVLIRGGSGTGKTSLAFALIDAARQDGVYAAFVADDRVALTAVNGRLLARCPETIAGLAERRGRGIEKVEHVPAAVIRLVVDLVDAGAMARLPEPAEEEAEIEELRLPRQAIPARQNTVSLPLLRAALSEMNKI, encoded by the coding sequence ATGATCCCGCAAACCGTTCACGCCACCGCCGTTGTCATCGACGAGACGGGCGTGTTGATACGGGGAGGATCGGGGACCGGAAAGACATCGCTCGCCTTCGCGTTGATCGACGCGGCCCGACAAGACGGTGTCTACGCCGCCTTCGTCGCCGACGACCGCGTGGCGCTCACGGCCGTGAACGGTCGCCTTCTCGCACGCTGTCCTGAGACCATCGCCGGCCTTGCCGAACGGCGCGGCCGGGGGATCGAGAAAGTGGAACACGTGCCGGCAGCGGTGATCCGGCTCGTTGTCGATCTCGTCGACGCCGGGGCAATGGCGCGACTGCCCGAGCCGGCGGAGGAAGAGGCCGAAATCGAAGAGCTGAGGCTGCCCAGACAGGCGATTCCAGCCCGGCAAAACACCGTTTCGCTGCCACTGTTGCGCGCCGCGCTCTCGGAAATGAACAAGATTTAA
- a CDS encoding HPr family phosphocarrier protein has translation MTDDKVDGAIVRELKILNKKGLHARASAKFVQCVDRFEAEVFVLKDGQSVLGTSIMGLMMLAAGIGSSIEVRAAGTEAEAAIDAIAALVNDRFGEGE, from the coding sequence ATGACAGACGACAAAGTAGACGGCGCCATCGTCCGCGAACTGAAAATCCTCAACAAGAAGGGCCTGCATGCTCGCGCCTCGGCGAAATTCGTCCAATGCGTCGACCGCTTCGAGGCCGAGGTTTTCGTGCTGAAAGACGGCCAGAGCGTGTTGGGCACGTCGATCATGGGCTTGATGATGCTGGCCGCCGGCATCGGTTCCTCCATTGAAGTGCGCGCCGCGGGAACCGAAGCCGAGGCTGCCATCGACGCGATCGCAGCTCTGGTCAACGATCGCTTCGGCGAGGGCGAATAG
- a CDS encoding PTS sugar transporter subunit IIA, with translation MIGLVLVTHGRLADEFRSALEHVVGPQADFETICIGPEDDMEQRRSDIIASVGRVNSGKGVILLTDMFGGTPSNLAISVMDIGDVEVIAGVNLPMLVKLATVRKERPLAETVTEARDAGRKYISVASQVLAGS, from the coding sequence ATGATTGGGTTGGTTCTGGTGACGCATGGTCGTCTGGCAGACGAATTCCGGTCGGCGCTCGAGCATGTGGTCGGTCCCCAGGCCGATTTCGAGACGATCTGCATCGGCCCCGAAGACGACATGGAACAGCGGCGGAGCGACATCATCGCGTCGGTCGGTCGCGTCAACTCCGGCAAGGGCGTCATCCTGCTCACCGACATGTTCGGCGGTACGCCTTCAAATCTGGCCATTTCCGTCATGGATATCGGCGACGTCGAGGTGATCGCCGGCGTCAACCTGCCCATGCTGGTCAAGCTCGCAACGGTCCGCAAGGAGCGGCCGCTCGCCGAGACGGTCACCGAGGCTCGCGACGCTGGTCGCAAATACATCTCCGTCGCCAGCCAGGTACTTGCCGGATCATGA
- a CDS encoding response regulator transcription factor yields the protein MPTIALVDDDRNILTSVSIALESEGYRVETYTDGASALDGLTKVQPDLAILDIKMPRMDGMELLRRLRQKTDMPVIFLTSKDDEIDELFGLKMGADDFIHKPFSQRLLVERVKAVLRRVAPRDTTAAPKPSDANRNIERGNLVMDQERHTCTWKGQNVVLTVTEFLILFALAQRPGVVKSRNALMDAAYDDQVYVDDRTIDSHIKRLRKKFKAIDDDFEMIETLYGVGYRFKEM from the coding sequence ATGCCGACCATCGCACTCGTGGACGATGACAGAAACATCCTGACGTCCGTTTCGATCGCCCTCGAATCGGAGGGCTATCGCGTCGAGACCTACACCGACGGCGCCTCCGCCCTCGACGGTCTCACCAAGGTGCAACCCGACCTCGCCATTCTCGACATCAAGATGCCGCGCATGGACGGCATGGAGCTGTTGCGCCGTCTTCGCCAGAAGACCGACATGCCCGTCATCTTTTTGACGTCCAAGGACGACGAGATCGATGAGCTGTTCGGCCTCAAGATGGGTGCCGACGACTTCATTCACAAACCATTCTCGCAACGGCTTCTGGTCGAGCGCGTCAAAGCGGTGCTGCGCCGCGTCGCCCCGCGCGATACCACCGCCGCGCCCAAGCCGAGCGACGCCAATCGCAACATCGAACGCGGCAACCTCGTCATGGACCAGGAGCGGCACACCTGCACCTGGAAAGGCCAGAATGTGGTCTTGACCGTCACCGAGTTCCTCATCCTGTTCGCGCTCGCCCAGCGCCCTGGCGTGGTCAAGAGCCGCAACGCGCTGATGGACGCGGCCTATGACGATCAGGTCTACGTCGACGACCGCACGATCGACAGCCACATCAAGCGGCTGCGCAAGAAGTTCAAGGCCATCGACGACGACTTCGAGATGATCGAAACGCTCTACGGCGTCGGCTATCGCTTCAAGGAGATGTGA
- a CDS encoding GNAT family N-acetyltransferase, whose product MAPPLRVVPATPERLAPLASWFQTPEALAQWGGSGLRFPLDAEQIAAMLAETLTEPPLRLAFAGLLGEETAAHAQLVLDRADGVARLARFAIAPHYRGQGLARPFLSELFALLDEAGEFPRLELNVYTFNAPAIALYESLGFELEGVRRSSVKVGNARWDTAIYAIIREG is encoded by the coding sequence ATGGCGCCGCCGCTCCGCGTTGTCCCGGCCACGCCGGAACGCCTTGCGCCTCTTGCCTCTTGGTTTCAAACGCCGGAAGCTCTGGCTCAATGGGGTGGCAGTGGCCTTCGCTTTCCCCTGGACGCAGAGCAGATCGCCGCAATGCTCGCCGAAACGCTGACGGAACCACCGCTCCGGCTGGCTTTTGCCGGTCTCCTCGGAGAGGAAACGGCGGCCCATGCCCAACTGGTTCTCGACCGGGCTGATGGCGTCGCACGCCTCGCCCGTTTCGCTATCGCACCCCACTACCGGGGTCAGGGGCTGGCGCGGCCGTTCCTTTCCGAACTGTTCGCTCTGCTCGATGAAGCCGGAGAGTTTCCCCGGCTCGAACTCAACGTCTACACCTTCAACGCGCCGGCCATCGCGCTCTACGAATCCCTCGGCTTCGAGCTTGAGGGCGTCCGCCGATCGTCGGTGAAAGTGGGCAATGCCCGCTGGGACACGGCGATCTACGCCATCATCCGCGAAGGTTGA